In Anomalospiza imberbis isolate Cuckoo-Finch-1a 21T00152 unplaced genomic scaffold, ASM3175350v1 scaffold_52, whole genome shotgun sequence, a single window of DNA contains:
- the OVOL1 gene encoding putative transcription factor Ovo-like 1 codes for MPRAFLVKKPVVATAKRNWSELPDEQRAEIYVPICLGGCPLRRDPEPAVGEAPASPLDMTLPPRAPPRPLPAPQGQGGVTKVPSGPLGAPLPPGLPLAGGVPVGVPVAGGVPGGSELFSCPVCHKSFGFQRMLNRHLKCHSEVKRHRCPYCGKGFNDTFDLKRHVRTHTGVRPYKCSLCDKAFTQRCSLESHLRKIHGVAQRYGYKERRAKLYVCEECGGTADSQDAHLAHLRQRHPHSPLLAKLARKAAATPAPRPAPPRAAPPP; via the exons ATGCCGCGCGCGTTCCTGGTGAAGAAGCCGGTGGTGGCCACGGCCAAGCGCAACTGGAGCGAGCTCCCGGACGAGCAGCGGGCGGAGATCTACGTGCCCA TCTGCCTGGGGGGGTGCCCCCTGCGCAGGGACCCCGAGCCGGCCGTGGGCGAGGCCCCCGCGTCCCCCCTGGACATGACGCtgcccccccgcgcccccccccggCCCCTTCCTGCACCCCAAGGGCAAG GGGGGGTCACCAAG GTCCCGTCCGGCCCTTTGGGCGCCCCCCTCCccccggggctgcccctggccgggggggtccccgtgggggtcccggtggccgggggggtcccggggggctcCGAGCTCTTCTCGTGCCCCGTGTGCCACAAGAGCTTCGGGTTCCAGCGGATGCTGAACCGGCACCTCAAGTGCCACAGCGAGGTGAAGCGGCACCGCTGCCCCtactgcgggaagggcttcaacgACACCTTCGACCTCAAGCGCCACGTCCGCACCCACACCG GTGTCCGTCCCTACAAGTGCTCGCTGTGTGACAAGGCCTTCACGCAGCGCTGCTCGCTGGAGTCCCACCTGCGCAAGATCCACGGCGTGGCGCAGCGCTACGGCTACAAGGAGCGCCGGGCCAAGCTCTACGTGTGCGAGGAGTGCGGCGGCACGGCCGACAGCCAGGACGCGCACCTGGCGCACCTGCGCCAGCGccacccccacagccccctcctGGCCAAGCTGGCCCGCAAGGCCGCGGCCacgcccgcgccccgcccggccccgccccgcgccgccccgccccctTAG
- the RNASEH2C gene encoding ribonuclease H2 subunit C isoform X1 — MAVRVRVPPGAAPEPLPAQLLPCRVQHDGPAPVAAFLRARPGPGGELWASFRGRRLGGRELLLPPGYVGVVLRGGEPGEPPPGEPGDPQAGPVTVTVTATFGAITDWGGDAAPAPGRGLARALQWGPLARALHAPVTEDSDEEAES; from the exons ATGGCGGTGCGGGTCCGGGTCCCCCCCGGCGCCGCCCCGGAGCCGCTCCCggctcagctcctgccctgccgcGTCCAGCACGACGGGCCCGCGCCCGTGGCCGCCTTCctgcgggcccggcccggccccggcggcg AGCTCTGGGCCTCGTTCCGGGGGCGCCGCCTGGGGGgccgggagctgctgctgccccccgGCTACGTGGGGGTCGTGCTGCGAGGGGGGGAGCCCGGAGAGCCCCCCCCGGGCGAGCCCGGGGACCCCCAG GCCGGGCCGGTGACGGTGACGGTGACCGCGACCTTCGGGGCCATCACGGACTGGGGGGGCGacgccgcccccgcccccggccgggGCCTGGCCCGGGCCCTGCAGTGGGGACCCCTCGCCCGGGCC ctccaTGCCCCCGTGACTGAGGACAGCGACGAGGAGGCGGAGTCATGA
- the RNASEH2C gene encoding ribonuclease H2 subunit C isoform X2, giving the protein MAVRVRVPPGAAPEPLPAQLLPCRVQHDGPAPVAAFLRARPGPGGELWASFRGRRLGGRELLLPPGYVGVVLRGGEPGEPPPGEPGDPQLHAPVTEDSDEEAES; this is encoded by the exons ATGGCGGTGCGGGTCCGGGTCCCCCCCGGCGCCGCCCCGGAGCCGCTCCCggctcagctcctgccctgccgcGTCCAGCACGACGGGCCCGCGCCCGTGGCCGCCTTCctgcgggcccggcccggccccggcggcg AGCTCTGGGCCTCGTTCCGGGGGCGCCGCCTGGGGGgccgggagctgctgctgccccccgGCTACGTGGGGGTCGTGCTGCGAGGGGGGGAGCCCGGAGAGCCCCCCCCGGGCGAGCCCGGGGACCCCCAG ctccaTGCCCCCGTGACTGAGGACAGCGACGAGGAGGCGGAGTCATGA